The Populus alba chromosome 6, ASM523922v2, whole genome shotgun sequence genome contains a region encoding:
- the LOC118035832 gene encoding protein JINGUBANG, with translation MDFYGRKSLFSFITEERNAPQELNDLELQFSPPRPVKNAPIQFNGRVNAPIQTSANMAAYQEMNDQELQFSPPRPSTTHSSKLTLLPPSSPESPWTLSPHRTPSPSLLYHCIASLHRHEGNIYSIAVSKGIVFTGSESNRIRAWKQPDCMERGYLKARSGEIRAILAYGNILFSAHKDLKIRVWNFAVSDNFRAKKVLTLPKRSSFLLFPRPNTQQHKDCVSCLAYYHAEGLLYTGSYDKTVKVWRVSDKKCVDSFVAHEDSVNALLVNQDDGCVFTCSVDGSVKLWRRVYRENSHTLTMTLKFQQSPVNALALSSSFNNCFLYSGSSDGTINFWEKEKFSGRFNHGGFLQGHRFAVLCLVAIEKLLFSGSEDTTIRVWRREEGSYLHECLAVLDGHRGPVRCLAACLEMEKVVMGFLVYSASLDQTFKVWRVKVLPEEKRYLDYREVSDSRSKVMEYEMSPVLSPSWVKKKLKGDYFQ, from the coding sequence ATGGATTTCTATGGCAGGAAATCTCTGTTTAGCTTCATAACTGAAGAGAGAAATGCACCGCAAGAACTGAATGACCTAGAGCTTCAATTTAGCCCTCCAAGGCCTGTCAAGAATGCGCCTATTCAATTTAATGGAAGGGTGAATGCACCTATTCAAACTTCAGCTAACATGGCGGCCTATCAAGAAATGAATGACCAGGAGCTTCAGTTTAGCCCTCCAAGGCCTTCTACCACTCATTCCAGCAAGCTCACCCTGTTGCCACCATCTAGCCCAGAATCACCATGGACGCTCTCTCCTCATCGTACCCCATCACCTTCTCTTCTCTACCATTGCATAGCCTCGCTTCATCGACATGAAGGTAATATATACTCTATTGCAGTCTCGAAAGGAATAGTCTTCACCGGCTCTGAAAGCAACCGTATTCGTGCATGGAAGCAGCCGGATTGCATGGAAAGAGGTTATCTCAAGGCGAGATCTGGTGAGATAAGAGCCATTTTAGCTTATGGTAATATTCTTTTCTCTGCACATAAAGACCTTAAAATTCGAGTTTGGAACTTCGCAGTTTCAGATAATTTTAGAGCCAAAAAGGTCCTTACATTACCTAAAAGAAGctcatttcttttgtttcccAGACCTAACACACAACAACACAAGGATTGTGTTTCTTGCCTGGCTTATTATCATGCAGAAGGACTTTTATACACTGGATCATATGACAAAACAGTTAAAGTTTGGAGGGTTTCTGACAAAAAATGTGTAGATTCCTTTGTGGCTCATGAAGATAGTGTCAACGCTTTATTGGTGAACCAGGATGATGGGTGTGTTTTCACTTGCTCTGTTGACGGGTCAGTTAAACTATGGAGGAGAGTATATAGAGAGAATTCTCATACTCTAACCATGACACTGAAATTCCAACAATCACCTGTCAATGCCTTGGCCTTAAGCTCATCTTTCAACAATTGCTTTCTTTACTCAGGGTCATCGGATGGTACCATAAATTTCTGGGAGAAGGAGAAATTTTCTGGAAGGTTTAACCATGGTGGATTCTTACAAGGCCATCGTTTTGCAGTTCTTTGCCTAGTAGCTATAGAGAAGCTGCTATTTAGTGGCTCAGAGGACACAACCATTAGGGTttggagaagagaagaaggaagcTATCTTCATGAATGTCTAGCTGTATTAGATGGGCATAGAGGACCAGTGAGGTGCCTGGCTGCTTGTTTGGAGATGGAAAAGGTTGTGATGGGGTTTCTGGTATACAGTGCAAGCTTGGACCAAACTTTCAAGGTATGGAGGGTTAAGGTTTTGCCTGAAGAGAAAAGGTACTTGGATTATAGAGAAGTCAGTGATTCAAGGTCAAAGGTTATGGAATATGAGATGAGTCCTGTTCTGTCTCCTTCATGGGTAAAGAAGAAACTTAAAGGAGACTACTTTCAATAG
- the LOC118030880 gene encoding E3 ubiquitin-protein ligase ATL42, translated as MVTFRDPLPFPGAGYVQSVAIISMNRLLLIIILTLFFHVKAQITSRSDSAPLKLSVHQSLPLILGILSPMLFITFCLLAYAKYCGRNQNNFLGRYLHHQNFHGLSRSNSRFSGIGEEVINSMPFFRFSSLKGSKEGLECAVCISKFEDSDVLRLLPKCKHAFHEKCIDQWLKSHSSCPLCRYKIDPQDVKNFTYSRSWSHLQNPSNLAEDPNLEIFVEREHDRQVSSCFNPGSSFQISNDSSKKEEFLVQAGGNADDNRKLSHKFMHKIIISDVLIKSRWSDANSSDFLSLNTEMLGVMSSNRFSPKKSSSARFHSGLSRVENLEKVKDDTERKRLFEPQLTTVDRSNSVPSSSLNSSKMLNPVGKRSESEITIFSRFRQLSARNKMKESASLGNGGKDERIRKALAAIARRTIQWFSVRERNLRQFEYKIDPQDVKNFTYSRSWSHLQNPSNLAEDPNLEIFVEESMIVKFHHVLTPGSSFQISNDSSKKEEFLVQAGGNADDNRKLSHKFMHKIIISDVLIKSRWSDANSSDFFVPEH; from the exons ATGGTGACGTTTAGAGACCCTCTCCCATTCCCTGGAGCTGGATATGTACAA AGTGTGGCTATTATCTCTATGAATCGATTACTTCTCATCATAATTCTTACCCTCTTCTTCCATGTCAAAGCCCAAATCACTTCCCGTTCGGATTCAGCTCCCCTCAAATTATCAGTCCATCAAAGCCTTCCACTAATCCTCGGGATCCTCTCGCCTATGCTGTTTATAACATTTTGCCTCCTTGCCTACGCAAAATACTGCGGGAGAaaccaaaataatttcttaGGCCGTTATCTCCATCACCAAAACTTTCATGGACTTAGTCGATCAAATTCTAGGTTTTCTGGGATTGGCGAAGAAGTGATCAATTCCATGCCCTTTTTCAGGTTTTCTTCACTTAAGGGCTCAAAAGAAGGCCTAGAATGTGCAGTTTGCATATCAAAATTTGAAGATTCTGATGTCCTCAGACTGTTGCCAAAGTGCAAGCATGCATTTCACGAGAAGTGCATCGACCAATGGCTAAAAAGTCACTCTAGCTGTCCTCTTTGCAGATACAAGATAGATCCTCAAGATGTCAAGAACTTCACTTATTCAAGAAGTTGGAGCCACTTGCAAAATCCTTCAAATCTAGCAGAGGATCCTAATCTCGAGATCTTTGTCGAAAGAGAGCATGATCGTCAAGTTTCATCATGTTTTAACCCAGGAAGCAGCTTTCAAATTAGCAATGACAGCAGCAAAAAGGAAGAGTTTCTGGTTCAAGCAGGTGGCAACGCTGATGATAACAGGAAACTCTCTCATAAATTCATGCACAAGATCATTATTTCAGATGTTCTTATCAAGAGTCGATGGAGCGATGCTAATTCTTCAGATTTTTTGTCCCTGAACACTGAGATGCTTGGAGTCATGTCAAGCAACAGATTTTCTCCTAAGAAATCAAGTAGTGCAAGATTCCACAGTGGCTTGTCCAGGGTTGAAAATTTAGAGAAGGTTAAGGATGATACAGAAAGAAAGAGATTGTTCGAGCCTCAGTTGACTACTGTTGACAGAAGTAATTCTGTTCCAAGCTCAAGCTTAAATTCGTCAAAAATGCTTAATCCTGTGGGTAAAAGGTCAGAGTCTGAGATCACAATTTTTTCAAGGTTCAGACAGCTAAGTGCAAGGAACAAAATGAAAGAATCTGCATCCCTAGGGAATGGAGGAAAAGATGAGAGGATCAGGAAAGCTTTGGCTGCAATAGCACGGCGAACAATACAATGGTTTTCCGTTCGAGAAAGAAACTTACGACAATTTGA ATACAAGATAGATCCTCAAGATGTCAAGAACTTCACTTACTCAAGAAGTTGGAGCCACTTGCAAAATCCTTCAAATCTAGCAGAGGATCCTAATCTCGAGATCTTTGTCGAAGAGAGCATGATCGTCAAGTTTCATCATGTTTTAACCCCAGGAAGCAGCTTTCAAATTAGCAATGACAGCAGCAAAAAGGAAGAGTTTCTGGTTCAAGCAGGTGGCAACGCTGATGATAACAGGAAACTCTCTCATAAATTCATGCACAAGATCATTATTTCAGATGTTCTTATCAAGAGTCGATGGAGCGATGCTAATTCTTCAGATTTTTTTGTCCCTGAACACTGA